Proteins from a single region of Thermococcus sp. EP1:
- a CDS encoding alkaline phosphatase family protein produces MRSNLKIAIIGLDGANKTTAKAVGIKTQLHDFISTIPPYTPPSWISIITGVNPAKHGIIGWQKVNPFILKTHLTTAKDVKYPRLPELLSLHGLKSVIINLPMTWPMEWADPETNVVVSDWAAPKQEIFPKDLNEKYKDRLVEPPHQWAKEDKKEYPNKVKEFTETRLSLYYELLEKIDWNLYFIVFSETDWISHLYPQILEGKEISIVKPTFRLINKFIKDVTSIADIVFIVSDHGFEIINKVFYVNEALAEKGFIKYSTVKSKIASKAKEMIPKQILNRIIEKTRSSGSIVSHVASNADAFMVEPPSWGIYLKDPQKSKAIIDALRSYSEVRDAIPLRLIHKGPHVKYLPDLFVIPESGVEFSHEFKGKIAETVHKGGHEIHGVFSVWGEDIKETIKFDKIPRVYDIVSTVLHIFGLPIPKDSDGRVLREIFEEESEFAKRIPKYTNEFQPRRWG; encoded by the coding sequence ATGAGGAGTAATCTCAAGATTGCCATTATTGGCCTCGACGGAGCAAATAAAACAACCGCAAAGGCAGTTGGTATAAAAACTCAGCTTCATGACTTTATATCAACGATACCTCCCTATACCCCCCCCTCTTGGATATCAATAATAACTGGGGTAAACCCCGCAAAGCATGGAATAATCGGGTGGCAAAAAGTAAACCCGTTTATTTTGAAGACTCACCTAACAACAGCTAAAGATGTTAAATATCCACGCCTACCAGAGTTATTAAGCTTACACGGGCTTAAGAGTGTGATAATAAATCTCCCCATGACCTGGCCAATGGAGTGGGCCGATCCAGAGACTAATGTCGTTGTCTCAGATTGGGCAGCTCCAAAGCAAGAGATATTTCCAAAAGACCTCAATGAAAAGTACAAAGACCGCTTGGTAGAACCTCCCCACCAGTGGGCAAAAGAAGATAAAAAGGAGTACCCCAATAAGGTAAAGGAGTTCACAGAAACCAGACTCTCATTGTATTATGAGTTGCTGGAGAAAATCGACTGGAATTTGTACTTTATTGTTTTCAGTGAGACTGATTGGATCTCTCATCTTTATCCACAGATTCTTGAGGGAAAAGAGATCAGCATTGTAAAGCCAACGTTTAGATTAATTAACAAGTTCATCAAAGATGTTACATCAATTGCAGATATTGTATTTATTGTAAGCGACCACGGCTTTGAAATTATCAACAAGGTGTTTTACGTAAACGAAGCCCTAGCTGAGAAAGGATTCATAAAATACAGCACAGTCAAATCAAAGATAGCCAGTAAAGCAAAAGAAATGATCCCAAAACAAATTTTGAACAGGATTATTGAAAAAACTCGCTCATCAGGAAGCATTGTATCCCACGTGGCCTCTAATGCAGATGCTTTTATGGTGGAGCCTCCATCTTGGGGGATCTACTTAAAAGATCCCCAGAAATCAAAAGCTATTATTGATGCCTTGCGGAGCTATTCTGAAGTTAGGGATGCAATACCTTTAAGGCTTATTCACAAAGGACCACATGTTAAGTACCTTCCAGACTTGTTTGTTATTCCAGAGAGCGGCGTGGAGTTCTCGCATGAGTTTAAAGGAAAAATAGCTGAGACAGTGCATAAAGGAGGCCACGAGATTCATGGGGTATTCTCCGTGTGGGGCGAAGATATCAAAGAAACTATCAAATTTGACAAAATTCCAAGGGTGTATGACATCGTGTCCACTGTCCTACACATATTTGGTTTGCCAATTCCAAAAGATAGCGACGGAAGAGTTTTGAGAGAAATTTTTGAAGAAGAGTCAGAATTCGCCAAGAGAATACCGAAGTATACAAATGAATTTCAACCTCGTAGATGGGGGTAA